From the Palaemon carinicauda isolate YSFRI2023 chromosome 4, ASM3689809v2, whole genome shotgun sequence genome, the window aaaattaaaccactgctctctagtcttggatattgttcagttgccactttcttctaggtaagggtagaaaagactattcagctatggtaaggagctcttctaggaaaaggatactccaaaatcaaaccattattctctggtgttggatagtgccatagcctcttccactgtcttgggttagaattctcttgcttgaaggtacgctcGAGCACGctcttctatcttttttctcttcctcttgttttgttaaattatttatagtttacataggagatattcattttaatgttactgttcttgaaatattttatctttccttgtttcctttcctcactgggctattttccctgttggaacccctgggcttatagtatcctgctttttcaactagggttgcagcttagcaaataataataataataataataataataataataataataataataataataataataagaaaagacaTTCAATTTCAGGGTTGTAAGTTTCATTTTATATCAGTATAATGTATGAAAAAAATCTTCTGCTTTTAGGGTTTGATCCATACctgaaaataatgcaaatttttcaagtttttttttttttttttttttttttttttttttaaactttccatACACGGGAATAATAATTTTTAACGTAGTTTGGTATGCTCAACAAATATGGCTTTTTTTGAGAAAATCACTCATTTTTTCTCTTACTGGAAATATTTAAGAGTAAATCAAATTGTATCTGTTATGAAGCTTTAGCCAGAATCTGTAGGAGTGAGGATACTATAAAACTTctaaccccattattattattattattattattattattattattattattattattactattattattaactgctaagctacaactctagtgggaaaagcaggaagctataagcccaggggctccaacatggaaaatatcccagtgaggaaaggattaaagaaaaaataaaatattttaagaacaataacaacattgaaataaatatttcctgtataaactgtaaaaacttttaacaaaacaagaggaagagaaatcagatagaatagtgtgcccgagtgtaccctcaagcaagggaactaacgcaagacagtgtaagatcatggtacacagactatggcactacccaagactagagaacaatggtttgattttggagtgtccttctcccagaagaaccGATTGCTATAGCtaattagtctcttctacccttagcaagtggaaagtagccactgaacaattacagtacagtagttaactccttgtgtaaagaagaattgtttggtaatctcagtgttgtcatgtgtatgaggacagaggagaacctgtaaacaataggccagattattcggtgtatgtgtaggcaaagggaaagtgaactgtaatcagggaaaaagatccaatgtaggactgtcttgccattcaaaggaccccataactctctagggtagTATCTCAGAGACACCATACACTAGCTTACAAAtggaaattttaaaactatacttcCGGAATATTTTACGAAATTCTGTATACTGGTTTTAAAACAGCAATGGGTTATGGAAATATAGTTTTGAGGAAATGGTAATGTTCGTAACATTTTGCTTAAAAGTGATTAAAAGTAACTAAGTAATAATCTGAACATCTACCGTCTCTTTTACCGGCTGTTTTATCACCAGCCTTTTAGGATTTTAATTAAATTGACATTCTTCTTTCACTTTTGTTGTAACTCACATTATTCATGAAACGAAAATTTACCCCTAAGTTACCCCTTCTATAAAATTACCTCTCCCATCCTGTCTTTCAAATTATTTGTCCTAGTGTAAATTCACTCattaaaaatttaaagtaaaaatgttACAGGTATCTTATAAATACTATAGCCACCTAGATATACaatgaaatcaataaataaaagtataataacTGACGTTATAgagataatatctgcaatgaagaTTGAAATCCTAGTATAGCTATTGATTTTACTGCCATCAGTTGTGGGTGACTGACGCTGACcacgatgtttattattattattattattattattattattattattattattattattattattattattattattattattatcataaactataaaaatttaacaaaataagaggaagagaaataagatataagatagaacagtgtacccgaatgtaccctcatggATGATAATCTAAAGCTATATTCACCTGGGTTATATCTGTCAGCGCAAGTGTAGAAGGAGCCATGTTTGCAAGGGATTCCGATACCCCACCGGTCATTGACGACCACCGTCTCTTTCACAGGAGATTCGTTGAAAAGCCAAGCCAGAAAAACCGTAGCATTCCAGTACCAGTCATGGGCCTCTGCTTCGCCATCAGACCAGATGACTTCCGGTTCATAGTTCTTTACCTATATTGCAGGGTAAATACACACATAGAACACCTTTGTAACTGAACTTAGTAAATCCGGATCCTGGTGTTTTAAATGTAGTTTAAATCTGATTATATGTACATGTGCCATTCTTCATTCTAAGAATTCAGGAAATTTTGCTGCAAAAGTGAGTCATAGGacttaaaacttcaataaaaaaaaagtattcacgactagatatgtttttgatttaaaaacatattgagataaatatcaaaatttcaattataaatacactatatgtaaaaaaagaaaattatttgtgtaaatatactatgatgtatatatgttataaactgtaagattataaatgtgtatttcttaaagagagaaaaaaaagtgagtCCTTACGATTAATTATTTTGCAAGATCAAGAACTTTAATTGAAAAACATCCGATAAAGCTCCAATAGAGTAATTGTGACTCATAAACAAGAAAATACTGTCAATTCACAAGCAACTTACAATATCGTAGAGTTCCGGCAGCGTTTTGGTAGCCACAAAATCATTCGTGTGAAAGTAATTGGCTTTGTCTTGCAAGTACAGAGGGTTAAACCACTCAAACAGCGAGTGATACAAACCAAAGTGAATGTGGGGTGCTTTCGACCTGAGTGCCTTGGCCAACTCACCTATCAACGGCACAAAATAAGGGAAATTAAGTTATTGAACCTGATTAAGTCGTTTGAAATGAAGAAATAACATTTATAAACGAGAATATCTTGAACTGATGCGGCTGAGACACCCCGGAAGGCGGAGTGAAACGTGATAAATCGTTAACAGAACTGTTTTTAAACATTATTCCAAGCAATCTATGGATTGATATAGAACTAATACCAAAAGAAATGAAACCAATATTTTCACAAGCTTTGTACGTCCTACTGAACATACAGGAAGTATAAAGATTAACATCTTTTTATTGTGATATGTAAAACATAGGTTTTCCTGTTTGGAGAAttctttatattaataaaaagtaaattGGTGACATTGTCACCCTCCGAGAGAAGGGTAGTAGGagtatcaatattttattttcacacacaattatatatgtatatatatatatatgtagatatatatatatatatatatatatatatatatataaattttatgtatatatatataaatatatatatatatatatatatatatatatatatatatatatatatatatatataaattctatatatgtgtgtgtttgtgtgtgcgtatatatatatatatatatatatatatatatatatatgtatatatatatatatatatatatatacatatatatttatatatatatatatatacatacatacagtatctatgtgtgtgtttgtatgcataaatgaaaaatctaatttataaGAATAAGATTCAATGAccctctccgtttttttttttttttttttttttttttttttactttaccaaCTAAGTTCCTCTTCGGGCCCACATCCATACTATTCCAATTCCAAGAGTTGGGAGATGGCCAGAGAGTAAAACCCTCGTGATGTTTGCTGGTGAGAACGATGTATTGAGCTCCAGACGAGTTGAAAACTTCCGTCCACTCTTCAGGGTCGAAAAACTCCGCTGTAAAATGAGGAGCGAAGTCTTGATACGTGAAGTTGGGCCGATAGTTTTCCTTCATGAAGCTGACGTAGTCTGGAAGTTTGCTTTCTAGAATAAAGAGAGGTAAATAAAAGTTAGTAGATATTGGGTGAACTTATGAATATAAATGCATTGGAAATTAACTTTAAAAAAGGAAGTTTGGTAATTATTTTTTCGAGAAAATGCTATTTgtgaattaaaataattttcattcttacTAAATTCATagttcatgaaaaataatttgatgtaTCTTACAACTTCGTGTACCAATAGAGCTAAATGTCAAAAGATTATGTAaatctacattgttaaaaatttgtattaaaaaaagtaagtctggcaacatttattccaggagtattaccgttttaaaaacagatatattgacgaaaaggagtgatattacagtcactaacccgtaaaaagataacaaagtaaggtaaaattacgatcgcctgtattttactgaaatacggcggagaatagtatatttttacggagaatttcagattaaaattaattttttttttttttttttggtacccacGACTACAATACTTTCATTTTAACACACGTCCTATTTGAGACGTATTAAATAGAATTGAGCTACTTAATATCGTAATGAAAAACGAGACATGAACACACTTACTCTGCCAAAACTCCCAGAACCATTCGGAGCCGAAGGACGGCACAGAAAAGACTCCCCAGTGAATAAAGATTCCAATTTTGGCATCATCGTACCACTGGGGAAGGGGGCGGGTATCTAGAGACTCCCAGGTGGGCTCATACCTGGCGCTGACGGCTACCAGAATGCTGGTACCTGTTGTTGTAGGTCATTGTTATTATCAGTTTCATTGATATTGCATTACTACTgctacaaataatgataataaaagatctATCCCAAGAAAAGCTCTTTACCACATTATTATAACATAAACTATGTGAGGAGAGAAAGCTTCGGCAGGgtgatatattttttaaaagaatgtataaaagtAAATTTCTTAGTATCTACGAAAATATAGGTGTTCATTGGCTCATCAACAGGAATATACCTTTACCAAAGAAGTTGAAAAGATGTTTTTACCCTCTTATGGActtccttcgtgcaagagcccgtgcaacaaaatctttatttccttcAGCCTTAATTCAGCTGGTGTCACTTGTTAGGATGacaatatttatttactttaaatgtaacattttttcttgtattattattattattattattattattattattattattattacttgctaagctacaaccctagttggaaaagcaggatgttataagtccaggggctccaacagggaaaatagcccagtgaggaaaggaagcaaggaaaaaataaaatattttaagaacagtaacaacattaaactaaacatttcctatataaacaatgaaaactttaacaaaataagaggaagaataaTGTGAATGCAAGGCGATCTAAAACGAACGAGGATATTTCATCTGTGTTTGAGAGTATTAAGAGATTTAGAACTAAAGAATGACGATTGATAGAACCTCCCAAATAAATCCACTAGTTAAATTTCGTGAAACGTTTATCTTTGTAAAGAAATTGACTTAATGTTGACGTTATGCTACGATTGGATTCATCTAAAGTTTTCGATGAAATCTCCCAAAActgattattaaaaagaaaaaaaaaagtgatcaaagGAATGTATATAGTCAAGCTTCACTTAGCTATTTCCTATTCCTAATATACCTTGCCACCACATAAATGCAGATAAAAATTCGTTTCATAACTTTGTTTGTTCTTTGCTATATAAGATTTTACATTGAGCGAAATTAACGTGATATAGACAATCTCTTTTATGATAAACTAGTTTACGCAGTCCGtaaaaaaatgacggctatatatctaGATCGATGTACAAATACACGAACACGCACTGTCaaaaggatatgactactccctttctccttcccgaaggacggggagagctgagcgtgaccggacatatacatacacacgcacacatacatgtattatatatatatatatatatatatatatatatatatatgtctatatatatatttatataatgtatatataaatatatatatatatatatatatatatatatatatatatttatataatgtatatataaatatatatatatatgtatatatatatatatatacatacacacacacattatatatatatatatatatatatatatatatatatatatatatatatatatatatatacagtcacggcACTTTCCTAGGGGAGAGAGGGTAttcatacccgggtgagagggggtgtgcgtgcatatgtctatatatttaccgccatttgtgacgggtcgcgtactctagtatatatatatatatatatatatatatatatatatatatatatatatatatattaccattttgaGAATTGATACTAATCACACGACTATCCTTTTTATGCAAAGATTTTTATTGAGAGAAGGGCTGagtaagtttatttttttcaagGTCATGAGCACGCACTTGCTGAGAACTAAGAGCACCTACAGTATTAgactctatctgtaggtcttggcaCTAGATCATTCGAGTGGAAGATTCGGAAAGCAATGTTGACCtctaccattgctattattatgattattataattgctaGTCATTTCTGATGATATGAAATGCTTTAAAACAAAATAGCCATTTAAACGACTCTGCGATATCAAACATGAAAACAGGACTTGCCGGCAATCACCAAGCTGCCTTATAGAAGTTGTTTGCCGTTTGATTTGCTGCCggaaaataatattttcactcCTTATGTATGATATTGCACTGAAATCATTTAATCCCCAGAAAACAAAGTTTCATGATATCCATGATATCCGCATCAcaaagaaatgaaatatgaaagaaaacacaCTTGAGAAAACTTTAGTAAATGCATTGAAGTCCTATACAGTTAACAGTATCGGAATGTAAGAAAATactatttgaataaagtatcactgagagagagagagagagagagagagagagagagagagagagagagagagagagagagagagagtcggatgtTGGCTGTGCATCCTGCTCATATCAATTCACCTCCACTACACTTTCACTGTTTATGGTATATACGAGGTCTCCCGAACACAATTCTGCCACAACTTCATTGGATTTCGAAGTTTATACAAAATGTTCCTTACCGTgatataataatacattttttttctatttaagaaaCTATTATAAACTTAAAACTCACAGATAATAAAACGGAGTAGTAAGGAGGACATGCTCACAGTGGACTAAGCTTGTACTGATCACCGGNNNNNNNNNNNNNNNNNNNNNNNNNNNNNNNNNNNNNNNNNNNNNNNNNNNNNNNNNNNNNNNNNNNNNNNNNNNNNNNNNNNNNNNNNNNNNNNNNNNNNNNNNNNNNNNNNNNNNNNNNNNNNNNNNNNNNNNNNNNNNNNNNNNNNNNNNNNNNNNNNNNNNNNNNNNNNNNNNNNNNNNNNNNNNNNNNNNNNNNNNNNNNNNNNNNNNNNNNNNNNNNNNNNNNNNNNNNNNNNNNNNNNNNNNNNNNNNNNNNNNNNNNNNNNNNNNNNNNNNNNNNNNNNNNNNNNNNNNNNNNNNNNNNNNNNNNNNNNNNNNNNNNNNNNNNNNNNNNNNNNNNNNNNNNNNNNNNNNNNNNNNNNNNNNNNNNNNNNNNNNNNNNNNNNNNNNNNNNNNNNNNNNNNNNNNNNNNNNNNNNNNNNNNNNNNNNNNNNNNNNNNNNNNNNNNNNNNNNNNNNNNNNNNNNNNNNNNNNNNNNNNNNNNNNNNNNNNNNNNNTTATAATTCTTAGGATActgcatttattggtgtgctactgtcttaagcacacatttgagtatgagttgttttcagatgtatttaaatggattaactgaatacatcttaatggtttttaagttttattctataaaacaacagagtcaaacatctccatcactggaggaagctgtgttggtccagacgaccaattctggtgaagtttagatatgaactcaataaattatcgatatcacagatatcgtatgcttactttaacttagccacgtgacggaatcggaagacacctgcatccggtgacgtcacaaactttcacacgaggagacaatgtgttgacgttaagaaagaatgtcaatttgccgaggtttgcattatacatcctgtttataatttgaatgactacagcaatcccagggttagctcttccaaccaacatgacatattacgtcatttgttttaaacatgtaatattactattctaatcattacataagctcggccagctatctcaattttttttacaaaaatttaacaacaagccgaaacatggttattaggtgtgactggacatacgtatcattctttgtttaactttagccataatcaactgaggacgaatgtccaaataggcacaataaaaaataataacaataatgcatacaaaaaagatattaccaaagcaaaaagaaaaatgcatgataaaaccaagatcatatatatggtacattgctagcaaatgattacatggtaccaaaaacaaaataaattctgacttacatatgattcggtaacttgataaagaataattgttacctttgccagaaacaagatactcaatttttagtgcacaaacacgaattcctggtacgtacacgtaccacggttttgtacatatatatatatatatatatatatatatatatatatatctatatatatatatatatatatatatatatatatatatatatatatatttatatatagggctgatatattttattagatgcccatagattctgttatatatcttattatattttttttttctcttttctttttttttaacattccggcttatatacttttattagatgccgagagaaaaaaatgatttatatccttttttattttatttattttttaaatgttgttttaaaatgtatttttaacaatgcaaatgtagagaatttctttaattacatattactagcgtactaatcagcttttcatacaaacatcttcccgacaaattactcccttagcgaatgaggtggccactcaaacagctttgaactggattaaatagggggtattgtcagggctatgcaactcattcctttgtagctgcttgctgtgccgtaacctacgccaaacaaggatgtccacggcgataaatatcatcaccgtgaaacacaaactagccagtattatggggtgaagaatttcttcataagtcggtgacaggtggtccttttcggtaagtttcatcaaccgctttgccacacggccgttgtatgggagaggaagtgctggcattgtagaggtccacgtgaagttcgcgaagtaggctcgttctctgatgattgtccgtaggccagtcaccatggaattcggggaagtcccgatacaaccatctgctgcgacgaagatgtgggtgaaggatgtggatccgtcagggcatgatacattgaagccgtccttgtcgtatcgtatccacgagccattatttagtctgcaattgaattctttattgtcaaagggataaagcttatccagacaattttcacttgtatgggagagagcaccgtctagcactatacctaactcgcatgaatccattaagtttttacggaattcaaatgagtcagctgtacatatttttctatccattgcgtctgaacagtgagttaattgatttaagtctttaatgaccgtatatgtttccttgtctggggaaatcaatacgtgtcctgtcaaactggatattactggatttgagtgattcgtcatgaaagtcggaaatggtgatatcctgtaagattgccaggcatcagaagaatcaaagggaattgtaatcctaatcttgttattatctacgtttactgtaattaggctgtaataaaattctaacctatgttcgtctaacaaaggaacatagcctagtttatcccttccgttctccagaactaattttaagtaacgtataggcaacaaatggggtgacaatacacctttagttgctaacgtgatagcttctacataatccttggatttctcaatgaaatgtgcaattctgttatgtatgtgatctatctttgaatcataatacgttaatgttgccaacaaatcctgtacttccataatttgaacgatattatctgaatgttcatttaacaaatccataattttattgattgaagctaactgatcccttagttctgacataatcaattcatctttatgagtcaagaactcaattttcttattttgattactaattttaagacgattggaaattcctaaacctaaacttgcaacagacccaaagatgcttaatgcagcataaatgaacggattccgtctttctttatgttcgtgtcctacagtccacatcaaaaggtcataagccaaagatcctgtctcgccagtcttatttttcaagtcatcagatagcatctctgcaacttttaatgttgatccaagcaaactcttagtagtcaaatgaaaatgtcttctatgcaactcatccaatgatgcagaaaaccttgaaatggcggttcttaagctagtgacatcattctcttgaagaaaaattgcttgcatatgcacttcgacaattacgttggttgatgtaataaaaatgtcttcttgtctttcaactatattgccatatttaaaacagatatttttagtcttagaactcatcacatacgagaaaaatgtctgagcgaacaatatcactcccaacaacaaaaaattcatcttggaaacctgtaacgagaaaaaatatatgtaattactcctgtactaaaaagaaaacttttaatcatataaaataaaattttccctcacttcttttcctctcttttctttttaatttcttatgtgagacaatggtactattctctcatccgtgggttgggctacgttttgaattctaaacctattggccgttaatgtttccaaaatgttaaatgggccttcaaacttaggtgttagtttatagttgagcccttttctgacattgatttgattatagatgttatcacccacggtatatgttttagttggtttcgctattttatcatgattcattttcattatgatttgtgattcttctaaattctttcgaaggatatcatatcgacttatacttgcatttatacattcttttaaaggatttgatagattagttgtaggcgttaatacatggaaaggtgttctaactggggtaccatacaatgcttcatgcggtgacattttaattgatatatgatatgaatgattcagagtactcagtgccgccggtattgcaatatcccagttggggtctgatccccctagtgttaccctcaatatatttaatatcttcctatttgctctttccactagcccatttgactctgggtgatatatcatggtattaatcttctttatgttgaggaattcacacaatgaggtaagaaagtgattattaaattcaccacccgagtctgagattatcatgtgtggaattccatgtttacaaatgtaacactcgtaaaacttcctagcgcattcaatcgcagttttagttttaagcgctattagttctgtatatcgagttaaagcatctataattactaagaggtgcttatttcctctgtctgactcgtaaaatcctgttaacaaatctaaatgtattctttcaaagggttgattgggaacaggataagctcctaggctgacaggtgtttttgtatgccctttgttttcctgacatgtgcgacaattagctatg encodes:
- the LOC137639860 gene encoding alpha-L-fucosidase-like, giving the protein MSSLLLRFIICTSILVAVSARYEPTWESLDTRPLPQWYDDAKIGIFIHWGVFSVPSFGSEWFWEFWQKSKLPDYVSFMKENYRPNFTYQDFAPHFTAEFFDPEEWTEVFNSSGAQYIVLTSKHHEGFTLWPSPNSWNWNSMDVGPKRNLVGELAKALRSKAPHIHFGLYHSLFEWFNPLYLQDKANYFHTNDFVATKTLPELYDIVKNYEPEVIWSDGEAEAHDWYWNATVFLAWLFNESPVKETVVVNDRWGIGIPCKHGSFYTCADRYNPGTVQPHKWENCMTLDKRSWGNRRNAVLAEFLTIHELITTVAETVSCGGNILINIGPTHDGRLPPIMEERLRQLGTWLGINGGAVYGSRPWVHQNDSVTPGVWYTAKQDVTYAIVLNWPKKNNLYLASVEPTDQTKIFMFGYEESLDMGLKFKSTKYGGMTVIFPSIAEVRSQWAWVLIMTEVNPTLSLKGHSKLNIPNF